A genomic region of Hippoglossus hippoglossus isolate fHipHip1 chromosome 8, fHipHip1.pri, whole genome shotgun sequence contains the following coding sequences:
- the rps11 gene encoding 40S ribosomal protein S11 — protein sequence MADAQTERAYQKQPTIFQNKKRVLVADGGKEAKEKLPRYHKSVGLGFKTPREAIDGTYIDKKCPFTGNVSIRGRILSGVVTKMKMQRTIVIRRDYLHYIRKYNRFEKRHKNLSVHLSPCFRDVTVGDIVTVGECRPLSKTVRFNVLKVTKAAGAKKQFQKF from the exons ATGGCGGATGCACAA ACCGAGAGGGCTTATCAGAAGCAGCCCACCATCTTCCAGAACAAGAAGCGGGTTCTGGTCGCAGATGGTGGCAAGGAGGCCAAGGAGAAGCTCCCTCGCTACCACAAGAGCGTCGGACTGGGCTTCAAAACCCCAAGAGAG GCTATTGATGGCACTTACATTGACAAGAAATGCCCCTTCACTGGAAATGTCTCCATCCGTGGTCGTATCCTCTCTG GTGTGGTGACCAAAATGAAGATGCAGAGGACCATCGTTATCAGACGAGACTACCTGCATTACATCCGCAAGTACAACCGATTTGAGAAGAGGCACAAGAacctctctgtccatctgtcacCTTGCTTCAG AGACGTTACAGTCGGAGACATCGTCACCGTCGGAGAGTGCCGACCACTCAGCAAGACCGTGAGATTCAACGTCCTCAAAGTGACCAAGGCTGCTGGAGCCAAGAAGCAGTTCCAGAAGTTTTAG
- the LOC117766953 gene encoding apoptosis regulator BAX-like yields MASHPGGDDPGIAKDQLLEVGTVLLKDFIFKRVQRQRDGNTSVTRAQLGGGELCDPNHKKLAQCLQQIGDELDGNVELNNMINNSALSPTKEIFLKVAIEIFSDGKFNWGRVVALFYFACRLVMKAVVNQVPDIIKTIICWTMDYLRENVINWIREQGGWDGIGSYFGTPTWQTVGVFLAGVLATALVLRKM; encoded by the exons ATGGCATCTCATCCAGGAGGAGACGATCCAG GAATTGCCAAAGATCAGTTGCTGGAAGTGGGAACTGTTTTGCTCAAGGA TTTCATCTTCAAGCGGGTTCAGAGGCAGCGAGACGGCAATACTTCAGTGACCAGGGCACAGCTGGGTGGAGGAGAGCTGTGTGACCCCAACCACAAGAAGCTCGCCCAGTGTCTGCAGCAGATCGGAGACGAGCTAGACGGAAATGTAGAGCTCAACAA TATGATAAACAACTCCGCACTCAGTCCCACTAAAGAAATATTTCTGAAAGTTGCCATCGAGATCTTTTCGGATGGAAAATTCAACTGGGGCAGGGTGGTCGCACTCTTCTACTTTGCCTGTCGACTTGTCATGAAA GCTGTTGTGAACCAAGTTCCAGATATCATTAAAACCATCATCTGCTGGACCATGGATTACCTCCGTGAAAATGTGATCAACTGGATCAGGGAGCAAGGTGGCTGG gatGGTATTGGTTCCTACTTTGGCACTCCTACATGGCAGACGGTGGGAGTTTTCTTGGCTGGTGTTCTCGCCACTGCTCTAGTCCTTCGAAAGATGTGA
- the map3k14a gene encoding mitogen-activated protein kinase kinase kinase 14 isoform X2, which yields MTGYSEREERGSRLRLASGDPADEMAVRQRIFNSTAPFSGSPQAELKGSYPSCSAADQETEEEDEEGKDSKMDFPHLSPLLNKLLMHGTAEQVGEMPLKTSTFIAQAECETQDSQEFIPSCFERFVPSPCFFSLSSEHNNVACPTTASVQEPGSSSEQFKSRKKTRKRQKRKVKKRESEKNKKQQRRQRTHSGVPEQESGSSLVQIREESSLGGRSSLCASCCSSVERSEEQDRGPLLYSRQIYNTGNSGCSPLNWRHQVCGSLSSLRSFRQDSDSDSLSSLGDCSLALAGLRGSVSQGDPCYAGPFFKAVERDAREEEDEFSAADSISNEGIIFYNDKIQPVDSEYKEGREFVLTHFIKEGSYGEVHSARDVNTGFGFAVKKITLKRFSSEEVGAWSALRSPRVVELFGVIREGTNVVLFMDHKSGSLGQLIAERGRLPEDLSLHYHSQVLTALEYLVKKKVVHLDIKADNVLLSDDGTETFLCDFGHAERLDSQGQSLCGSNDLKGTETHMAPEIVKGEPRGAKADVWSSCCMLLHMLNGCQPWTRYYTCRLYLKIANEPPPLREIPPDCSPLTADVLKAGLQKDPVKRSSSFDLRVKTDRALKEVGGLTSPVKGPYTEPQYIANKPPDCLPLVSRNVDHDEVEEHQESVQNLITTGGKRKELDDAEEEEADEDELKPGLQCSPRTLIYEPNHKRSSKLTTVSELELRKLERDFYLSSLSQPQSAEMQVQLLSCLSSDAYSNWEPWDKKDSGRWSLSPGDDFSSGVFSYNSQPDVQVFSLDLLGNTHLPPPCCFEGVDVCIRDFNWRSIRIRETRRVKVGHIATGISDQISERVFTLETQEGQQVAHDEEVQESGLELCCVPAPDFSATWTWRIRDGVLECR from the exons ATCCAGCAGATGAAATGGCGGTGAGgcagaggattttcaactcaACGGCGCCGTTCTCCGGGTCACCCCAAGCCGAGCTGAAGGGGTCTTACCCATCATGCTCAGCTGCTGaccaggagacagaggaggaggacgaggaggggaAGGACAGCAAAATGGACTTCCCACATCTTAGCCCTTTACTAAATAAACTCTTAATGCATGGAACTGCAGAGCAAGTGGGCGAAATGCCATTGAAGACCTCAACCTTCATTGCCCAGGctgaat gTGAAACCCAGGACTCCCAGGAGTTTATCCCATCTTGCTTTGAACGCTTTGTTCCCTCCCCCTGCTTCTTCAG TCTTTCCTCAGAGCACAACAATGTGGCATGCCCAACAACAGCCTCCGTCCAAGAGCCAGGCAGCTCCTCAGAACAATTCAAATCCAGGAAAAAGACCAGGAAGAGACAGAAGCGTAAGGTGAAGAAAAGAGAGTCggagaagaacaagaagcaGCAACGCAGACAGCGAACGCATTCTGGAGTCCCCGAACAGGAGAGTGGAAGTTCTCTGGTCCAGATTCGG GAGGAGTCGTCTCTTGGAGGGAGAAGcagcctctgtgcttcctgctgcagcagcgtTGAAAGgtcagaggagcaggacagaggGCCTCTTCTCTACAGCCGACAGATTTACAACACAGGCAACTCCGGCTGCTCTCCTCTGAACTGGAGGCACCAGGTGTGCGGCTCCCTCTCCAGTCTCCGTTCCTTCAGGCAGGACAGTGACTCTGACTCCCTCAGCAGCTTGGGAGACTGCTCGCTGGCCCTCGCTGGCCTCAGGGGCAGCGTCAGTCAGGGGGACCCATGCTACGCTGGGCCCTTTTTCAAAGCTGTGGAGAGGGAtgcgagagaagaagaagacgagtTCTCTGCAGCCGATTCCATCAGCAACGAGGGAATAATCTTTTATAATGAT AAAATTCAGCCTGTTGACTCCGAGTACAAGGAGGGGAGGGAGTTTGTCCTCACACATTTTATCAAGGAAGGCTCCTACGGTGAAGTTCACAGTGCTCGAGACGTCAACACAGGCTTCGGATTTGCTGTGAAAAAG ATCACCTTGAAGAGGTTCAGCAGTGAGGAGGTGGGTGCGTGGAGTGCCCTCAGATCTCCTCGTGTGGTGGAGCTCTTCGGAGTGATCAGGGAGGGGACGAATGTTGTCCTCTTCATGGACCACAAATCTG GCTCTCTGGGCCAGCTGATCGCAGAGCGTGGACGGCTGCCAGAGGATTTAAGCCTCCACTACCACTCACAAGTCTTAACAGCGCTGGAGTACTTGGTGAAGAAAAAAGTGGTGCACCTCGACATTAAAG CTGACAACGTGCTGCTGTCGGACGATGGTACCGAGACCTTCCTGTGCGACTTCGGACACGCGGAGAGACTCGACAGTCAGGGACAGAGCCTCTGTGGGTCGAATG ATCTGAAGGGCACCGAGACCCACATGGCCCCTGAGATTGTTAAAGGGGAACCCCGCGGAGCCAAAGCAGATgtgtggagcagctgctgtaTGTTACTGCACATGCTCAACGGATGTCAACCCTGGACAAGATACTACACCTGTAGACTGTACCTGAAG ATTGCTAATGAGCCACCGCCTCTGAGAGAGATCCCACCCGACTGTAGCCCTCTCACGGCTGACGTTCTGAAGGCGGGACTCCAGAAGGACCCAGTAAAGAGGTCGTCATCCTTTGACCTGAGAGTTAAAACTGACAGAGCTCTGAAAGAAG TTGGAGGACTCACCAGCCCAGTGAAGGGACCCTACACCGAGCCCCAGTACATCGCCAACAAACCCCCTGACTGCCTGCCACTCGTTAGTAGAAATGTTGACCATGACGAGGTGGAGGAACATCAAGAGTCTGTCCAGAACTTAATCACAACAGGGGGGAAGAGGAAGGAACTTGATGATGcggaagaagaggaggctgatgAAGATGAGTTAAAGCCAGGCTTGCAATGCTCGCCCCGAACACTGATCTACGAGCCGAACCACAAGAGGAGCAGCAAGTTAACCACAGTGTCTGAACTGGAGCTTCGTAAACTGGAGCGAG ATTTCTACCTGAGCAGTCTGTCCCAGCCTCAGTCTGCTGAGATGCAGGTGCAGCTCTTGTCTTGTCTCAGCAGTGACGCTTATTCAAACTGGGAACCATGGGACAAAAAG GACTCTGGCCGCTGGTCCCTGAGCCCGGGAGACGACTTCAGCTCCGGTGTCTTCTCCTACAACAGTCAGCCAGATGTGCAGGTCTTCAGTTTGGATTTGCTGGGTAACACCCACCTACCACCACCCTGTTGCTTTGAAG GGGTGGACGTCTGCATTAGAGACTTCAACTGGAGAAGCATCCGGATCAGAGAGACACGCCGGGTGAAGGTGGGCCACATCGCCACAGGAATTAGTGATCAG aTCTCTGAGAGAGTTTTCACTCTGGAGACGCAGGAGGGACAGCAGGTCGCTCACGACGAGGAGGTGCAGGAGTCCGGTCTGGAGCTCTGCTGCGTTCCTGCTCCAGACTTCAGCGCCACCTGGACGTGGAGGATCAGAGACGGAGTGCTGGAGTGTAGATAA
- the map3k14a gene encoding mitogen-activated protein kinase kinase kinase 14 isoform X1 translates to MTGYSEREERGSRLRLASGDPADEMAVRQRIFNSTAPFSGSPQAELKGSYPSCSAADQETEEEDEEGKDSKMDFPHLSPLLNKLLMHGTAEQVGEMPLKTSTFIAQAECETQDSQEFIPSCFERFVPSPCFFSISLSSEHNNVACPTTASVQEPGSSSEQFKSRKKTRKRQKRKVKKRESEKNKKQQRRQRTHSGVPEQESGSSLVQIREESSLGGRSSLCASCCSSVERSEEQDRGPLLYSRQIYNTGNSGCSPLNWRHQVCGSLSSLRSFRQDSDSDSLSSLGDCSLALAGLRGSVSQGDPCYAGPFFKAVERDAREEEDEFSAADSISNEGIIFYNDKIQPVDSEYKEGREFVLTHFIKEGSYGEVHSARDVNTGFGFAVKKITLKRFSSEEVGAWSALRSPRVVELFGVIREGTNVVLFMDHKSGSLGQLIAERGRLPEDLSLHYHSQVLTALEYLVKKKVVHLDIKADNVLLSDDGTETFLCDFGHAERLDSQGQSLCGSNDLKGTETHMAPEIVKGEPRGAKADVWSSCCMLLHMLNGCQPWTRYYTCRLYLKIANEPPPLREIPPDCSPLTADVLKAGLQKDPVKRSSSFDLRVKTDRALKEVGGLTSPVKGPYTEPQYIANKPPDCLPLVSRNVDHDEVEEHQESVQNLITTGGKRKELDDAEEEEADEDELKPGLQCSPRTLIYEPNHKRSSKLTTVSELELRKLERDFYLSSLSQPQSAEMQVQLLSCLSSDAYSNWEPWDKKDSGRWSLSPGDDFSSGVFSYNSQPDVQVFSLDLLGNTHLPPPCCFEGVDVCIRDFNWRSIRIRETRRVKVGHIATGISDQISERVFTLETQEGQQVAHDEEVQESGLELCCVPAPDFSATWTWRIRDGVLECR, encoded by the exons ATCCAGCAGATGAAATGGCGGTGAGgcagaggattttcaactcaACGGCGCCGTTCTCCGGGTCACCCCAAGCCGAGCTGAAGGGGTCTTACCCATCATGCTCAGCTGCTGaccaggagacagaggaggaggacgaggaggggaAGGACAGCAAAATGGACTTCCCACATCTTAGCCCTTTACTAAATAAACTCTTAATGCATGGAACTGCAGAGCAAGTGGGCGAAATGCCATTGAAGACCTCAACCTTCATTGCCCAGGctgaat gTGAAACCCAGGACTCCCAGGAGTTTATCCCATCTTGCTTTGAACGCTTTGTTCCCTCCCCCTGCTTCTTCAG cATCAGTCTTTCCTCAGAGCACAACAATGTGGCATGCCCAACAACAGCCTCCGTCCAAGAGCCAGGCAGCTCCTCAGAACAATTCAAATCCAGGAAAAAGACCAGGAAGAGACAGAAGCGTAAGGTGAAGAAAAGAGAGTCggagaagaacaagaagcaGCAACGCAGACAGCGAACGCATTCTGGAGTCCCCGAACAGGAGAGTGGAAGTTCTCTGGTCCAGATTCGG GAGGAGTCGTCTCTTGGAGGGAGAAGcagcctctgtgcttcctgctgcagcagcgtTGAAAGgtcagaggagcaggacagaggGCCTCTTCTCTACAGCCGACAGATTTACAACACAGGCAACTCCGGCTGCTCTCCTCTGAACTGGAGGCACCAGGTGTGCGGCTCCCTCTCCAGTCTCCGTTCCTTCAGGCAGGACAGTGACTCTGACTCCCTCAGCAGCTTGGGAGACTGCTCGCTGGCCCTCGCTGGCCTCAGGGGCAGCGTCAGTCAGGGGGACCCATGCTACGCTGGGCCCTTTTTCAAAGCTGTGGAGAGGGAtgcgagagaagaagaagacgagtTCTCTGCAGCCGATTCCATCAGCAACGAGGGAATAATCTTTTATAATGAT AAAATTCAGCCTGTTGACTCCGAGTACAAGGAGGGGAGGGAGTTTGTCCTCACACATTTTATCAAGGAAGGCTCCTACGGTGAAGTTCACAGTGCTCGAGACGTCAACACAGGCTTCGGATTTGCTGTGAAAAAG ATCACCTTGAAGAGGTTCAGCAGTGAGGAGGTGGGTGCGTGGAGTGCCCTCAGATCTCCTCGTGTGGTGGAGCTCTTCGGAGTGATCAGGGAGGGGACGAATGTTGTCCTCTTCATGGACCACAAATCTG GCTCTCTGGGCCAGCTGATCGCAGAGCGTGGACGGCTGCCAGAGGATTTAAGCCTCCACTACCACTCACAAGTCTTAACAGCGCTGGAGTACTTGGTGAAGAAAAAAGTGGTGCACCTCGACATTAAAG CTGACAACGTGCTGCTGTCGGACGATGGTACCGAGACCTTCCTGTGCGACTTCGGACACGCGGAGAGACTCGACAGTCAGGGACAGAGCCTCTGTGGGTCGAATG ATCTGAAGGGCACCGAGACCCACATGGCCCCTGAGATTGTTAAAGGGGAACCCCGCGGAGCCAAAGCAGATgtgtggagcagctgctgtaTGTTACTGCACATGCTCAACGGATGTCAACCCTGGACAAGATACTACACCTGTAGACTGTACCTGAAG ATTGCTAATGAGCCACCGCCTCTGAGAGAGATCCCACCCGACTGTAGCCCTCTCACGGCTGACGTTCTGAAGGCGGGACTCCAGAAGGACCCAGTAAAGAGGTCGTCATCCTTTGACCTGAGAGTTAAAACTGACAGAGCTCTGAAAGAAG TTGGAGGACTCACCAGCCCAGTGAAGGGACCCTACACCGAGCCCCAGTACATCGCCAACAAACCCCCTGACTGCCTGCCACTCGTTAGTAGAAATGTTGACCATGACGAGGTGGAGGAACATCAAGAGTCTGTCCAGAACTTAATCACAACAGGGGGGAAGAGGAAGGAACTTGATGATGcggaagaagaggaggctgatgAAGATGAGTTAAAGCCAGGCTTGCAATGCTCGCCCCGAACACTGATCTACGAGCCGAACCACAAGAGGAGCAGCAAGTTAACCACAGTGTCTGAACTGGAGCTTCGTAAACTGGAGCGAG ATTTCTACCTGAGCAGTCTGTCCCAGCCTCAGTCTGCTGAGATGCAGGTGCAGCTCTTGTCTTGTCTCAGCAGTGACGCTTATTCAAACTGGGAACCATGGGACAAAAAG GACTCTGGCCGCTGGTCCCTGAGCCCGGGAGACGACTTCAGCTCCGGTGTCTTCTCCTACAACAGTCAGCCAGATGTGCAGGTCTTCAGTTTGGATTTGCTGGGTAACACCCACCTACCACCACCCTGTTGCTTTGAAG GGGTGGACGTCTGCATTAGAGACTTCAACTGGAGAAGCATCCGGATCAGAGAGACACGCCGGGTGAAGGTGGGCCACATCGCCACAGGAATTAGTGATCAG aTCTCTGAGAGAGTTTTCACTCTGGAGACGCAGGAGGGACAGCAGGTCGCTCACGACGAGGAGGTGCAGGAGTCCGGTCTGGAGCTCTGCTGCGTTCCTGCTCCAGACTTCAGCGCCACCTGGACGTGGAGGATCAGAGACGGAGTGCTGGAGTGTAGATAA
- the map3k14a gene encoding mitogen-activated protein kinase kinase kinase 14 isoform X3, whose product MAVRQRIFNSTAPFSGSPQAELKGSYPSCSAADQETEEEDEEGKDSKMDFPHLSPLLNKLLMHGTAEQVGEMPLKTSTFIAQAECETQDSQEFIPSCFERFVPSPCFFSISLSSEHNNVACPTTASVQEPGSSSEQFKSRKKTRKRQKRKVKKRESEKNKKQQRRQRTHSGVPEQESGSSLVQIREESSLGGRSSLCASCCSSVERSEEQDRGPLLYSRQIYNTGNSGCSPLNWRHQVCGSLSSLRSFRQDSDSDSLSSLGDCSLALAGLRGSVSQGDPCYAGPFFKAVERDAREEEDEFSAADSISNEGIIFYNDKIQPVDSEYKEGREFVLTHFIKEGSYGEVHSARDVNTGFGFAVKKITLKRFSSEEVGAWSALRSPRVVELFGVIREGTNVVLFMDHKSGSLGQLIAERGRLPEDLSLHYHSQVLTALEYLVKKKVVHLDIKADNVLLSDDGTETFLCDFGHAERLDSQGQSLCGSNDLKGTETHMAPEIVKGEPRGAKADVWSSCCMLLHMLNGCQPWTRYYTCRLYLKIANEPPPLREIPPDCSPLTADVLKAGLQKDPVKRSSSFDLRVKTDRALKEVGGLTSPVKGPYTEPQYIANKPPDCLPLVSRNVDHDEVEEHQESVQNLITTGGKRKELDDAEEEEADEDELKPGLQCSPRTLIYEPNHKRSSKLTTVSELELRKLERDFYLSSLSQPQSAEMQVQLLSCLSSDAYSNWEPWDKKDSGRWSLSPGDDFSSGVFSYNSQPDVQVFSLDLLGNTHLPPPCCFEGVDVCIRDFNWRSIRIRETRRVKVGHIATGISDQISERVFTLETQEGQQVAHDEEVQESGLELCCVPAPDFSATWTWRIRDGVLECR is encoded by the exons ATGGCGGTGAGgcagaggattttcaactcaACGGCGCCGTTCTCCGGGTCACCCCAAGCCGAGCTGAAGGGGTCTTACCCATCATGCTCAGCTGCTGaccaggagacagaggaggaggacgaggaggggaAGGACAGCAAAATGGACTTCCCACATCTTAGCCCTTTACTAAATAAACTCTTAATGCATGGAACTGCAGAGCAAGTGGGCGAAATGCCATTGAAGACCTCAACCTTCATTGCCCAGGctgaat gTGAAACCCAGGACTCCCAGGAGTTTATCCCATCTTGCTTTGAACGCTTTGTTCCCTCCCCCTGCTTCTTCAG cATCAGTCTTTCCTCAGAGCACAACAATGTGGCATGCCCAACAACAGCCTCCGTCCAAGAGCCAGGCAGCTCCTCAGAACAATTCAAATCCAGGAAAAAGACCAGGAAGAGACAGAAGCGTAAGGTGAAGAAAAGAGAGTCggagaagaacaagaagcaGCAACGCAGACAGCGAACGCATTCTGGAGTCCCCGAACAGGAGAGTGGAAGTTCTCTGGTCCAGATTCGG GAGGAGTCGTCTCTTGGAGGGAGAAGcagcctctgtgcttcctgctgcagcagcgtTGAAAGgtcagaggagcaggacagaggGCCTCTTCTCTACAGCCGACAGATTTACAACACAGGCAACTCCGGCTGCTCTCCTCTGAACTGGAGGCACCAGGTGTGCGGCTCCCTCTCCAGTCTCCGTTCCTTCAGGCAGGACAGTGACTCTGACTCCCTCAGCAGCTTGGGAGACTGCTCGCTGGCCCTCGCTGGCCTCAGGGGCAGCGTCAGTCAGGGGGACCCATGCTACGCTGGGCCCTTTTTCAAAGCTGTGGAGAGGGAtgcgagagaagaagaagacgagtTCTCTGCAGCCGATTCCATCAGCAACGAGGGAATAATCTTTTATAATGAT AAAATTCAGCCTGTTGACTCCGAGTACAAGGAGGGGAGGGAGTTTGTCCTCACACATTTTATCAAGGAAGGCTCCTACGGTGAAGTTCACAGTGCTCGAGACGTCAACACAGGCTTCGGATTTGCTGTGAAAAAG ATCACCTTGAAGAGGTTCAGCAGTGAGGAGGTGGGTGCGTGGAGTGCCCTCAGATCTCCTCGTGTGGTGGAGCTCTTCGGAGTGATCAGGGAGGGGACGAATGTTGTCCTCTTCATGGACCACAAATCTG GCTCTCTGGGCCAGCTGATCGCAGAGCGTGGACGGCTGCCAGAGGATTTAAGCCTCCACTACCACTCACAAGTCTTAACAGCGCTGGAGTACTTGGTGAAGAAAAAAGTGGTGCACCTCGACATTAAAG CTGACAACGTGCTGCTGTCGGACGATGGTACCGAGACCTTCCTGTGCGACTTCGGACACGCGGAGAGACTCGACAGTCAGGGACAGAGCCTCTGTGGGTCGAATG ATCTGAAGGGCACCGAGACCCACATGGCCCCTGAGATTGTTAAAGGGGAACCCCGCGGAGCCAAAGCAGATgtgtggagcagctgctgtaTGTTACTGCACATGCTCAACGGATGTCAACCCTGGACAAGATACTACACCTGTAGACTGTACCTGAAG ATTGCTAATGAGCCACCGCCTCTGAGAGAGATCCCACCCGACTGTAGCCCTCTCACGGCTGACGTTCTGAAGGCGGGACTCCAGAAGGACCCAGTAAAGAGGTCGTCATCCTTTGACCTGAGAGTTAAAACTGACAGAGCTCTGAAAGAAG TTGGAGGACTCACCAGCCCAGTGAAGGGACCCTACACCGAGCCCCAGTACATCGCCAACAAACCCCCTGACTGCCTGCCACTCGTTAGTAGAAATGTTGACCATGACGAGGTGGAGGAACATCAAGAGTCTGTCCAGAACTTAATCACAACAGGGGGGAAGAGGAAGGAACTTGATGATGcggaagaagaggaggctgatgAAGATGAGTTAAAGCCAGGCTTGCAATGCTCGCCCCGAACACTGATCTACGAGCCGAACCACAAGAGGAGCAGCAAGTTAACCACAGTGTCTGAACTGGAGCTTCGTAAACTGGAGCGAG ATTTCTACCTGAGCAGTCTGTCCCAGCCTCAGTCTGCTGAGATGCAGGTGCAGCTCTTGTCTTGTCTCAGCAGTGACGCTTATTCAAACTGGGAACCATGGGACAAAAAG GACTCTGGCCGCTGGTCCCTGAGCCCGGGAGACGACTTCAGCTCCGGTGTCTTCTCCTACAACAGTCAGCCAGATGTGCAGGTCTTCAGTTTGGATTTGCTGGGTAACACCCACCTACCACCACCCTGTTGCTTTGAAG GGGTGGACGTCTGCATTAGAGACTTCAACTGGAGAAGCATCCGGATCAGAGAGACACGCCGGGTGAAGGTGGGCCACATCGCCACAGGAATTAGTGATCAG aTCTCTGAGAGAGTTTTCACTCTGGAGACGCAGGAGGGACAGCAGGTCGCTCACGACGAGGAGGTGCAGGAGTCCGGTCTGGAGCTCTGCTGCGTTCCTGCTCCAGACTTCAGCGCCACCTGGACGTGGAGGATCAGAGACGGAGTGCTGGAGTGTAGATAA